A genomic stretch from Flavobacterium humidisoli includes:
- a CDS encoding glycosyl hydrolase family 95 catalytic domain-containing protein translates to MKLKSKITAICFGIFSLTATAQNDLKLWYDKPAAIWNEALPLGNGRLGAMVFGDPAVERLQLNEETIWAGSPNSNAHSKSIEALPKVRQLIFDGKFDEAQDLATKDIMSQTNDGMPYQTFGSVYISFAGHQKYTDYYRDLDISTATAKVKYKVNGIEFTREILTAFSDQVIVVKLSASQPGQITCNVFMNSPIDKTVASTEGNQIILSGLGTNFEGVKGKVKFQGRLTAKNKGGEINASNGILSINKADEVTLYISIATNFKNYQDISGDEIAKSKEYLAKAEVKDFETIKKSHVDYYQKFFNRVALNLGSNDLVKQPTNERIRDFSKQFDPQLAALYFQFGRYLLISSSQPGGQPANLQGIWNDMVTPPWDSKYTTNINAEMNYWPAQVTNLQEMHEPFVQMAKELSVTGAETAKIMYNASGWVLHHNTDIWRVTAPVDSAASGMWPTGGAWICQDLWERYLYTGDKKYLAEIYPIMKGAADFFLDFMVIDPNTKYLVVVPSSSPENTHAGGTGKATIASGTTMDNQLIFDLFTHVTEASALVSPDAAYVKKVRDALAKMPPMKVGKHSQLQEWQEDWDNPKDNHRHVSHLYGLYPSNQISAIKTPELFEAAKQSLIYRTDESTGWSMGWKVNLWARLLDGNHAYKLIQDQLHLVTADQRKGGGTYPNMLDAHQPFQIDGNFGCTAGFAEMLMQSQEDEIHLLPALPSVWKDGSIKGLVARGGFVIDMTWKNNKVSELKIYSKIGGNCRLKVENTLKGNSLKKAKGKNPNPLIYDVQVKKPIISDQAKLEKVKLPNYNIYDVNMKAGQTYTFTGN, encoded by the coding sequence ATGAAGTTAAAAAGTAAAATTACGGCGATTTGTTTTGGGATTTTTTCGCTTACAGCAACAGCACAAAACGACCTGAAATTATGGTACGATAAACCGGCTGCAATCTGGAACGAAGCTTTGCCATTAGGTAACGGACGCTTGGGGGCGATGGTTTTTGGCGATCCTGCTGTAGAACGTTTGCAATTGAATGAAGAAACCATTTGGGCAGGTTCTCCAAACAGCAATGCACATTCTAAATCAATCGAGGCTTTGCCAAAAGTAAGACAGCTTATTTTTGATGGGAAATTTGATGAAGCACAGGATTTGGCAACCAAAGATATTATGTCGCAGACTAATGACGGAATGCCGTACCAAACTTTTGGGAGCGTTTATATTTCCTTCGCAGGACATCAAAAATATACCGATTATTACCGTGATTTAGATATAAGCACCGCCACCGCAAAAGTAAAATACAAAGTAAACGGTATCGAATTTACCAGAGAAATTCTAACCGCATTTTCAGATCAGGTTATTGTGGTGAAACTTTCGGCGAGTCAGCCGGGGCAGATTACCTGCAATGTTTTTATGAATAGTCCGATTGATAAAACGGTAGCTTCAACAGAAGGAAACCAAATCATACTTTCGGGTTTAGGGACTAATTTTGAAGGCGTAAAAGGAAAAGTAAAATTTCAGGGGCGTTTAACGGCTAAAAATAAAGGCGGCGAAATTAACGCCAGCAACGGAATCTTAAGCATTAATAAAGCCGATGAAGTGACTTTGTATATTTCGATCGCAACTAATTTTAAAAATTATCAGGATATATCGGGCGATGAAATTGCCAAAAGTAAAGAGTATTTGGCTAAAGCCGAAGTAAAAGATTTTGAAACCATAAAAAAATCCCACGTTGATTATTACCAAAAATTTTTCAACAGAGTGGCTTTAAATTTAGGTTCGAATGATTTAGTGAAGCAACCAACAAACGAAAGAATTCGCGACTTCTCGAAACAATTTGATCCGCAATTGGCAGCTTTGTATTTTCAGTTTGGACGTTATCTTTTAATTTCGAGTTCACAGCCAGGCGGTCAGCCGGCTAATTTGCAGGGAATTTGGAACGACATGGTAACACCTCCTTGGGACAGTAAATACACCACAAACATCAATGCCGAAATGAATTATTGGCCTGCACAGGTAACCAATCTTCAGGAAATGCACGAACCTTTTGTTCAAATGGCAAAAGAATTAAGTGTTACGGGCGCAGAAACTGCGAAAATAATGTACAATGCCAGCGGTTGGGTTTTGCACCACAATACCGATATCTGGCGTGTAACGGCTCCCGTAGATTCTGCTGCATCAGGAATGTGGCCGACAGGCGGTGCATGGATTTGTCAGGATTTATGGGAAAGATATTTATACACTGGTGATAAAAAATATCTGGCAGAAATTTATCCAATTATGAAAGGAGCTGCAGATTTTTTCCTTGATTTTATGGTGATCGATCCGAATACAAAATATTTGGTGGTTGTCCCTTCAAGTTCTCCCGAAAACACACATGCGGGCGGAACAGGAAAAGCGACAATTGCTTCCGGAACTACAATGGACAATCAATTGATTTTTGATTTGTTTACGCATGTTACTGAGGCTTCGGCTTTGGTTTCTCCGGATGCAGCTTATGTGAAAAAAGTACGTGATGCTTTAGCTAAAATGCCTCCAATGAAGGTTGGAAAACACAGTCAGTTACAAGAATGGCAGGAGGATTGGGATAATCCAAAAGACAATCACCGACACGTTTCGCATTTATACGGATTGTATCCGAGTAATCAGATTTCGGCAATTAAAACACCTGAGTTATTTGAAGCGGCCAAGCAATCTTTGATTTACAGAACAGACGAATCTACAGGCTGGTCGATGGGATGGAAAGTAAATTTATGGGCCAGACTTTTAGACGGAAATCATGCTTATAAATTAATTCAGGATCAATTGCATTTGGTGACAGCTGACCAAAGAAAAGGCGGTGGAACGTATCCGAATATGTTAGATGCGCATCAGCCGTTTCAAATTGATGGTAACTTTGGATGCACAGCCGGTTTTGCTGAAATGTTAATGCAGAGTCAGGAAGATGAAATACATTTATTGCCGGCTTTACCTAGCGTTTGGAAAGACGGAAGTATAAAAGGTCTGGTGGCCAGAGGCGGATTTGTAATTGACATGACGTGGAAAAACAATAAAGTTTCGGAGTTGAAAATCTACTCCAAAATAGGAGGAAACTGTAGATTGAAAGTAGAAAATACTTTAAAAGGAAATTCGCTTAAAAAAGCAAAAGGCAAAAATCCAAATCCGTTGATTTATGATGTTCAAGTAAAGAAACCGATTATCTCTGA
- a CDS encoding acetylxylan esterase, which produces MKNIKYIITIAVSIFALTFANAQSTSDTNFRKPVSETLKKIETVFNVTINDDRGLLKGKELDYADWRIEPGNLAISLTNILAPFELMYFKQPDGTYIIRKYENHKVSVDKGKERLFYLESLYSTKEQWEKRKTELKACMITSFGLDKAPPTPKSKPLLTPKRIYKDYSVENIALEILPGVYATGSIYKPYPLNKKAAVILTPDGHFGDGRYRKDEQYRCAIMAKMGAIVVSYDLFAWGESLLQFPEETHRNSIASTVQVLTGIRFLDYLATVKNADMSRVGVTGGSGGGSHTMFLAALDDRIKVSAPVVMVSSHFSGGCPCESGRGIHLCGNGTNNAEISAMMAPKPQLIVSDGKDWTLAVPELEFPFIQRTYELYGKKDLVENAHFAKEGHDFGVSKRMALYPFMAKYLNLDLNKVKNDKGEIDESACVIETYDKLYVFGNKAENLPKNALKDINKLYEMFGEKNLKVYEVKK; this is translated from the coding sequence ATGAAGAATATCAAATACATAATTACAATTGCAGTTTCCATTTTTGCTTTGACATTTGCCAATGCGCAAAGCACTTCTGATACTAATTTTAGAAAACCGGTTTCAGAAACTTTAAAGAAAATAGAAACCGTTTTTAATGTCACGATTAACGACGACCGAGGTTTATTAAAAGGAAAAGAACTGGATTATGCCGACTGGAGAATTGAACCCGGAAATCTGGCTATTTCGTTAACTAACATTCTGGCTCCGTTTGAATTGATGTATTTTAAACAGCCAGATGGAACCTACATTATTCGTAAATATGAAAACCATAAAGTTTCAGTTGATAAAGGAAAAGAACGCTTGTTTTATTTAGAAAGCCTTTATTCGACTAAAGAACAATGGGAAAAACGTAAAACGGAGTTAAAAGCTTGTATGATAACCTCATTTGGTTTGGATAAGGCGCCCCCTACGCCAAAGTCTAAACCACTTTTAACTCCAAAGAGAATTTATAAAGATTACAGCGTAGAAAATATCGCTTTGGAAATCTTGCCGGGTGTTTATGCAACTGGATCGATTTACAAACCGTATCCGTTAAATAAAAAAGCAGCAGTTATTTTAACTCCTGACGGACATTTTGGAGATGGAAGATATAGAAAAGACGAGCAGTACCGTTGCGCGATTATGGCTAAAATGGGCGCTATTGTTGTGTCTTATGATTTATTTGCATGGGGAGAATCATTATTACAGTTTCCTGAAGAAACGCACAGAAATAGTATTGCATCGACAGTTCAGGTTTTAACCGGAATACGTTTTCTGGATTATTTGGCAACGGTAAAAAATGCTGATATGTCAAGAGTTGGCGTTACTGGTGGTTCTGGCGGAGGTTCTCATACGATGTTTTTAGCAGCATTAGATGACCGAATCAAAGTTTCAGCTCCGGTTGTGATGGTTTCATCTCATTTTTCAGGCGGTTGTCCGTGTGAAAGCGGTCGTGGCATTCACTTATGCGGCAACGGAACAAACAATGCAGAAATATCAGCGATGATGGCGCCAAAACCGCAATTAATTGTTTCTGATGGAAAAGACTGGACCTTAGCGGTTCCGGAACTGGAATTTCCTTTTATCCAGAGAACGTATGAATTGTACGGAAAGAAAGATTTAGTCGAAAATGCTCATTTTGCAAAAGAAGGACATGATTTCGGAGTTTCAAAACGTATGGCTTTGTATCCGTTTATGGCGAAATATTTAAATTTAGATTTGAATAAAGTGAAGAATGATAAAGGCGAAATCGACGAATCGGCTTGTGTGATTGAAACTTACGATAAGTTGTATGTTTTTGGAAACAAAGCAGAAAATCTGCCTAAAAATGCGTTGAAAGACATCAACAAATTATATGAAATGTTCGGAGAAAAAAATCTGAAAGTTTACGAGGTTAAAAAATAG
- a CDS encoding glycoside hydrolase family 78 protein: MKNFKNIVLAICLLVTLVSKGQILPVHLTTEMAENPLAVVQNQPRLSWKLVSKESDASQIAYLILVASSEEKLNNDDGDIWNSGRVNTEKNLHIVYNGKPLKSETKYFWKVKVWNQVGKISKWSKTAFFRTASLESELNSIWIGAITKADSHLPEGRNYHTATFNREKKNSFINASDSLSRRSIMLRKPFEIKKEIKEAVVYISGLGHYELTINGKKVGNSQFAPLWTDYDKTVNYNVYELSSKEFQKGDNVIGVLLGNGMYNTLAERYTKFFVSFGPPTLFFKMKISYKDGSEEIIKSDETWKYSKSPITYNSIFGGEDYNANLEQKGWNRKGFKDADWKKVVIQEAPKGVLRAQTAPPVTIQKQYEVKTVKELKPNFYVFDMGQNLSGFPTIKVKGKKGQTIRVWVAEGLNEEGTIAQGRSGKPYYYDYTLKGKDVEEWTPKFSFYGYQYVQIENINYKEDKNKELPTLVDLKSNFIYNSAGEAGSFACSNEIFNKTHELINNSIKSNFQSVFTDCPQREKLGWLEEIHLNGPGLMFNYNLQTFIPATMQNISDSQRDNGLIPTIVPEYVIFGGDFTDSPEWGVTGVILPWMYYEYYGDATLLEKYFPIMKKYVDYLGTKAENHIVSHGLGDWYDYGTHAAGYSKNSPIALSATSHYYYGAYLVAKAAKMLGKTEDIEKYETLASEIKTAFNAKFFNTETKQYGTNSQFSNAVPIFMNIVEPQYKEAVMQNLLADIKEKGDRLTTGDVGNRYLFQTLARNGENETMYKMHNHYDAPGYGFQIKFGLTTLTEQWDPRKGNSWNHFMLGQIEEWFYQSLAGIMADPEKPGFKHFFIQPEVVGDMIFAKADYQSVYGKIVSSWEKKDGKFILNVEIPVNTTATIKLPVSKSSEIKIDNKKVRTGFDGTKPTLELGSGNYKIECKI; encoded by the coding sequence ATTGCTTATTTGATTTTAGTTGCTTCTTCGGAAGAAAAACTAAATAATGATGATGGAGATATCTGGAATTCTGGAAGAGTAAATACAGAAAAAAATCTGCATATCGTTTATAATGGAAAGCCATTAAAAAGTGAAACCAAATATTTCTGGAAAGTGAAAGTTTGGAATCAAGTGGGAAAAATTTCTAAATGGAGCAAAACAGCTTTTTTTAGAACCGCTTCATTAGAATCAGAATTAAATTCGATTTGGATTGGGGCGATTACCAAAGCCGACAGTCATTTACCGGAAGGCCGAAATTATCATACAGCCACTTTCAACAGAGAAAAAAAGAATTCGTTTATCAATGCTTCAGATTCGCTTTCACGCAGGAGTATCATGCTTCGTAAACCTTTCGAAATAAAAAAAGAAATCAAAGAAGCAGTTGTTTATATCTCAGGTTTAGGACATTATGAATTGACTATCAATGGTAAAAAAGTTGGAAACAGTCAATTTGCACCTTTATGGACAGATTATGATAAAACGGTTAATTACAATGTTTACGAATTAAGCTCAAAAGAATTTCAAAAAGGCGATAACGTAATTGGTGTTTTGTTAGGAAACGGAATGTACAATACACTTGCCGAAAGATATACCAAATTTTTCGTGAGTTTTGGCCCGCCGACTTTATTCTTCAAAATGAAAATTAGCTATAAAGACGGTTCAGAAGAAATTATAAAATCGGATGAAACATGGAAATACAGTAAAAGTCCGATTACGTATAATAGTATTTTTGGAGGAGAAGATTACAACGCCAATTTAGAACAAAAAGGCTGGAACAGAAAAGGTTTCAAAGATGCTGATTGGAAAAAAGTTGTAATTCAGGAAGCTCCAAAAGGAGTTTTAAGAGCGCAGACTGCACCGCCAGTTACAATTCAGAAGCAATACGAAGTAAAAACCGTAAAAGAGTTGAAACCGAATTTCTATGTTTTTGATATGGGACAGAATCTTTCTGGATTTCCAACTATTAAAGTAAAAGGAAAAAAAGGACAGACGATTCGTGTTTGGGTAGCCGAAGGATTAAATGAAGAAGGAACAATTGCTCAGGGAAGATCTGGAAAACCATACTATTACGATTATACTTTAAAAGGAAAAGACGTTGAAGAATGGACACCAAAATTCAGTTTCTACGGCTATCAATATGTTCAGATTGAAAACATTAATTATAAAGAAGATAAGAATAAGGAACTTCCAACTTTGGTTGATTTAAAATCGAATTTCATTTACAATTCGGCAGGAGAAGCAGGAAGTTTTGCCTGTTCGAATGAGATTTTCAATAAAACACACGAGCTGATCAACAATTCGATAAAAAGTAATTTTCAAAGTGTTTTTACCGATTGTCCGCAGCGTGAAAAATTAGGCTGGCTGGAAGAAATTCATTTGAATGGTCCGGGTTTAATGTTCAATTATAATTTACAGACTTTTATTCCTGCAACGATGCAGAATATTTCTGATTCACAACGCGATAACGGATTAATTCCAACCATCGTTCCTGAATATGTAATTTTTGGAGGTGACTTTACCGATTCCCCAGAATGGGGTGTAACAGGCGTGATTCTGCCTTGGATGTATTATGAATATTACGGTGATGCCACATTACTGGAAAAATATTTTCCTATAATGAAAAAGTATGTAGATTATCTAGGCACAAAAGCAGAAAATCATATTGTATCGCACGGATTAGGCGACTGGTACGATTACGGAACGCACGCTGCAGGCTATTCAAAAAACAGTCCGATTGCGCTTTCGGCTACTTCGCATTATTATTATGGGGCTTATTTAGTGGCTAAGGCGGCTAAAATGTTGGGAAAAACGGAAGATATCGAGAAATACGAAACTTTGGCTTCTGAAATCAAAACGGCTTTCAATGCAAAATTTTTCAATACGGAAACCAAACAATACGGTACAAACAGTCAGTTTAGCAATGCCGTTCCGATTTTCATGAATATCGTAGAACCGCAGTATAAAGAGGCTGTAATGCAAAATTTACTGGCTGACATCAAAGAAAAAGGAGATCGTTTAACAACTGGAGATGTTGGAAATCGCTATTTATTCCAAACGCTGGCAAGAAACGGTGAGAACGAAACCATGTACAAAATGCACAATCATTACGATGCGCCGGGTTATGGTTTTCAGATTAAATTTGGTTTAACGACTTTAACGGAACAATGGGATCCGAGAAAAGGAAATTCGTGGAATCATTTTATGCTTGGGCAGATTGAAGAATGGTTTTACCAAAGCTTAGCCGGAATTATGGCAGATCCCGAAAAACCAGGTTTCAAGCATTTCTTTATTCAGCCGGAAGTAGTGGGCGATATGATTTTCGCGAAAGCAGATTATCAATCGGTTTACGGAAAAATAGTTTCGTCTTGGGAAAAGAAAGACGGCAAGTTTATTCTGAATGTTGAAATTCCGGTGAATACAACGGCAACAATAAAATTACCTGTTTCTAAAAGTTCGGAAATAAAGATTGACAATAAAAAAGTTAGGACAGGTTTTGATGGAACGAAACCAACTTTAGAATTAGGATCTGGAAATTATAAAATAGAATGCAAAATATAG